A DNA window from Hordeum vulgare subsp. vulgare chromosome 1H, MorexV3_pseudomolecules_assembly, whole genome shotgun sequence contains the following coding sequences:
- the LOC123424508 gene encoding LEC14B homolog isoform X1 gives MAAAGRLRGRRRAQKEVERELEPFTIEEEVSHLTRAWSEPCPGTRAAVRGARRKRGVSAFDMLSSRESGWSGGGGFCSADRAYAAGRHLPAVGPWCVEDMDSEAYVSQFSSDGSLLVAGFRGSRIRVYDVDKGWKVHKNISCRSMRWTVSDIALSPDQRYLAYSSLSPIVHIVNVQNAGRESYANVTEIHEGLEFCDDDEYSFGIFSVKFSKDGREVVVGNNDCSIYVYDLGANKVSDRIRAHMGDVNTVTFADESGNLLYSGSDDNLCKVWDRRCLVREKPAGVLTGHLDGITFIDSRGDGRYLISNCKDQTIKLWDVRKMSATVKGRQPRLYDWDYRWMSFPSHARYYKHPDDLSLATYRGHSVLRTLIRCYFSPMHSTGQRYIYTGSSDDSVHIYDVVTGATVKKLSWHGSIIRDCTWHPYRPTLVSSSWDGYLARWEASGDNEDPSVLTCDEQRNSPYHETYGLL, from the exons ATGGCAGCGGCAGGGAGGCTGCGGGGACGGCGGCGGGCGCAGAAGGAGGTGGAGCGCGAGCTCGAGCCGTTCACTATCGAGGAAGAGGTGTCCCACCTCACCCGGGCTTGGTCGGAGCCGTGCCCGGGCACCCGCGCCGCCGTCCGTGGCGCCAGGCGGAAGAGGGGCGTCTCGGCTTTCGACATGCTGTCGTCGAGGGAGTCCGGCTGGTCCGGTGGCGGCGGGTTCTGCTCGGCCGACCGCGCCTACGCCGCCGGGAGGCACCTGCCCGCGGTAGGGCCGTGGTGCGTCGAAGACATGGATAGCGAGGCCTATGTTTCGCAGTTCTCCAGCGATGGCTCACTGCTCGTTGCTGGGTTTCGG GGAAGCCGCATCAGAGTTTACGATGTCGATAAAGGGTGGAAGGTGCATAAGAACATAAGCTGCAGAAGTATGAGGTGGACGGTTTCAGACATTGCTCTCTCCCCTGACCAGCGATACCTT GCTTATTCCAGTTTGTCGCCTATTGTTCACATTGTGAATGTGCAGAATGCTGGAAGGGAATCATATGCTAATGTTACT GAAATTCACGAGGGTTTGGAATTCTGTGATGATGATGAATACTCTTTCGGGATATTCTCTGTGAAATTTTCGAAAGATGGTAGAGAAGTTGTTGTTGGGAACAATGATTGTTCAATATATGTCTATGATCTTGGAGCAAATAAAGTATCAGACCGTATCCGTGCTCATATG ggtgatgtcaacacggTTACCTTTGCTGATGAAAGTGGCAATTTGTTGTACTCTGGAAGTGATGATAATCTCTGTAAG GTCTGGGATAGGCGTTGCCTTGTAAGAGAGAAACCAGCAGGTGTTTTGACAGGTCATTTAGATGGGATTACATTTATTGATAGCCGTGGTGATGGGCGTTATCTAATCTCGAACTGCAAGGACCAGACTATCAAACTTTGGGACGTCAGAAAGATGTCCGCCACCGTCAAAGG ACGACAACCGAGATTATATGACTGGGACTACAGATGGATGTCGTTCCCATCACACGCTAGATATTATAAGCATCCAGATGATCTGTCTCTGGCAACTTACAGGGGTCATTCAGTTCTGCGGACACTTATCCGCTGCTACTTCTCTCCAATGCACAG CACGGGCCAGAGGTACATATACACTGGATCAAGTGACGATTCAGTGCATATTTACGATGTG GTAACCGGGGCGACCGTCAAGAAGCTCTCGTGGCACGGTTCGATCATCAGAGACTGCACCTGGCATCCTTACCGTCCAACACTTGTCAGCTCTTCCTGGGACGGCTATCTGGCCCGGTGGGAGGCATCAGGCGACAACGAGGACCCCTCGGTGCTCACGTGCGACGAGCAGAGGAATAGCCCTTACCACGAGACATACGGGCTGTTGTAA
- the LOC123424508 gene encoding LEC14B homolog isoform X2: MAAAGRLRGRRRAQKEVERELEPFTIEEEVSHLTRAWSEPCPGTRAAVRGARRKRGVSAFDMLSSRESGWSGGGGFCSADRAYAAGRHLPAVGPWCVEDMDSEAYVSQFSSDGSLLVAGFRGSRIRVYDVDKGWKVHKNISCRSMRWTVSDIALSPDQRYLAYSSLSPIVHIVNVQNAGRESYANVTEIHEGLEFCDDDEYSFGIFSVKFSKDGREVVVGNNDCSIYVYDLGANKVSDRIRAHMGDVNTVTFADESGNLLYSGSDDNLCKVWDRRCLVREKPAGVLTGHLDGITFIDSRGDGRYLISNCKDQTIKLWDVRKMSATVKGRQPRLYDWDYRWMSFPSHARYYKHPDDLSLATYRGHSVLRTLIRCYFSPMHRLLALYSGLLGMEYLV; the protein is encoded by the exons ATGGCAGCGGCAGGGAGGCTGCGGGGACGGCGGCGGGCGCAGAAGGAGGTGGAGCGCGAGCTCGAGCCGTTCACTATCGAGGAAGAGGTGTCCCACCTCACCCGGGCTTGGTCGGAGCCGTGCCCGGGCACCCGCGCCGCCGTCCGTGGCGCCAGGCGGAAGAGGGGCGTCTCGGCTTTCGACATGCTGTCGTCGAGGGAGTCCGGCTGGTCCGGTGGCGGCGGGTTCTGCTCGGCCGACCGCGCCTACGCCGCCGGGAGGCACCTGCCCGCGGTAGGGCCGTGGTGCGTCGAAGACATGGATAGCGAGGCCTATGTTTCGCAGTTCTCCAGCGATGGCTCACTGCTCGTTGCTGGGTTTCGG GGAAGCCGCATCAGAGTTTACGATGTCGATAAAGGGTGGAAGGTGCATAAGAACATAAGCTGCAGAAGTATGAGGTGGACGGTTTCAGACATTGCTCTCTCCCCTGACCAGCGATACCTT GCTTATTCCAGTTTGTCGCCTATTGTTCACATTGTGAATGTGCAGAATGCTGGAAGGGAATCATATGCTAATGTTACT GAAATTCACGAGGGTTTGGAATTCTGTGATGATGATGAATACTCTTTCGGGATATTCTCTGTGAAATTTTCGAAAGATGGTAGAGAAGTTGTTGTTGGGAACAATGATTGTTCAATATATGTCTATGATCTTGGAGCAAATAAAGTATCAGACCGTATCCGTGCTCATATG ggtgatgtcaacacggTTACCTTTGCTGATGAAAGTGGCAATTTGTTGTACTCTGGAAGTGATGATAATCTCTGTAAG GTCTGGGATAGGCGTTGCCTTGTAAGAGAGAAACCAGCAGGTGTTTTGACAGGTCATTTAGATGGGATTACATTTATTGATAGCCGTGGTGATGGGCGTTATCTAATCTCGAACTGCAAGGACCAGACTATCAAACTTTGGGACGTCAGAAAGATGTCCGCCACCGTCAAAGG ACGACAACCGAGATTATATGACTGGGACTACAGATGGATGTCGTTCCCATCACACGCTAGATATTATAAGCATCCAGATGATCTGTCTCTGGCAACTTACAGGGGTCATTCAGTTCTGCGGACACTTATCCGCTGCTACTTCTCTCCAATGCACAG GTTATTAGCACTTTATTCTGGATTGTTGGGTATGGAGTATTTGGTGTGA